The following are encoded together in the Lagopus muta isolate bLagMut1 chromosome 7, bLagMut1 primary, whole genome shotgun sequence genome:
- the LOC125696165 gene encoding PHD finger protein 7-like, whose amino-acid sequence MEAPNWMEPACMLCGQTDADPDICGLKHLDSGICAHAFCMAFSNGLLQQATRVNMTAEVSPAYVQRVIQEAEQKHCFICGETGAPITCAETGCELSFHLPCARVGECVTQYYGNYSSFCQKHSPEQAAEATPEQNTNCIICMEPVEDNKSYSTLVCPACKHAWFHRACIQVGALPYTSGQAAAGNPQHLSLLLLPLMTVFLLQGQAIRAGIDCFQCPLCRDADAFLSDMLIMGIRIPLSGPMWEDGNAYASLGVRHGRCDATECLCPQGREQAEGEGPWEMLLCSSCAAEGTHRCCSQLSNSADEWECQACAGVGTASTVNSEDTGPSTASQQGLLPSHSSTAPESSSSSTASQAASRPGHSSQVPDSGSQSSQPGTGQSHAAAPSGAAERCTQTSAGQRAPRSSRASRAAGSRRSRQGERNRTRSRSPIQSQAPRSSSHPQRRSGRSHAPAPTAESGSPRYTRRGALGSSGDAPAADGRSQPRQLVQAQTRSRSPVELRPAQSRGQLQRHHRSQSRRRRPAQVQSRSRVHRATNPRSRPQSGRRTSRM is encoded by the exons ATGGAGGCTCCCAACTGGATGGAGCCAG CGTGCATGCTGTGCGGCCAGACAGATGCTGACCCAGACATCTGTGGGCTCAAGCACCTGGACTCTGGGATATGTGCCCATGCATTCTGTATG GCATTTTCCAACGGCCTTCTCCAGCAGGCAACTAGAGTGAACATGACTGCTGAGGTGTCCCCTGCATACGTCCAACGCGTAATccaggaggcagagcagaag cactgcttcattTGTGGCGAAACGGGGGCCCCCATCACGTGTGCAGAGACGGGCTGTGAACTGAGTTTCCATCTGCCCTGCGCCCGGGTGGGTGAATGTGTCACCCAGTATTATGGAAACTACAG TTCATTCTGCCagaagcacagccctgagcaggcTGCGGAGGCGACTCCAGAGCAAAACACCAACTGCATTATCTGCATGGAGCCAGTGGAGGACAACAAGTCCTACAGCACCCTGGTGTGCCCAGCCTGCAAACACGCCTGGTTCCACCGGGCCTGTATCCAGGTAGGAGCCCTCCCCTACACCAGCGGGCAAGCTGCAGCAGGCAACCCGCAGCACCTGAGCCTGCTCCTGCTCCCACTGATGACTGTGTTTCTGCTACAGGGACAGGCCATCCGTGCGGGCATTGACTGCTTCCAGTGCCCCCTCTGCAGAGATGCGGATGCCTTCCTCTCTGACATGCTCATCATGGGCATCCGAATCCCACTCAG TGGACCAATGTGGGAGGACGGCAATGCATACGCATCGCTGGGAGTGAGACACGGGCGCTGTGATGCCACCGAGTGCCTTTGTccacagggcagggagcaggcagagggagaggG gcCCTGGGAGATGCTcctgtgcagctcctgtgctgcagaaggcaCTCACcggtgctgctcccagctgagcAACAGCGCGGACGAGTGGGAGTGCCAAGCCTGTGCTGGCGTGGGCACCG CCTCCACTGTCAACTCAGAGGACACCGGCCCCAGCACCGCCAGCCAGCAAGGactgctgccatcccacagTTCCACTGcacctgagagcagcagctccagcactgccagccaggcAGCATCACGGCCTGGTCACAGTTCCCAGGTGCCTGACAGCGGCAGCCAGTCCAGCCAGCCTGGGACAGGCCAAAGCCATGCTGCAGCTCCATCGGGTGCAGCTGAGAGGTGCACCCAAACATCAGCCGGTCAGAGGGCACCACGGTCCTCAAGGGCTTCCCGAGCAGCCGGCAGCCGCAGGTCCAGGCAGGGGGAGCGGAATCGGACACGAAGCCGCTCCCCAATCCAATCTCAGGCGCCACGTTCCAGCAGCCATCCCCAAAGGCGCTCTGGGAGGAGCCACGCACCTGCTCCAACGGCTGAGAGTGGCTCCCCACGCTACACCAGACGGGGAGCACTGGGGTCGTCAGGGGATGCCCCAGCGGCTGATGGAAGAAGCCAGCCCAGGCAGCTAGTGCAGGCCCAGACACGAAGCCGTTCCCCTGTGGAACTGCGGCCTGCACAATCCCGGGGCCAGCTCCAAAGACACCACAGGAGCCAGTCCAGGCGACGAAGGCCAGCCCAGGTGCAAAGCCGCTCCCGGGTACATCGGGCCACGAATCCCCGCAGCCGGCCCCAAAGTGGCCGCAGGACTAGCCGCATGTGA